A DNA window from Solanum lycopersicum chromosome 3, SLM_r2.1 contains the following coding sequences:
- the LOC101264309 gene encoding probable inactive receptor kinase At4g23740, translating to MVTKFLFVSVLFGTALFWLASSEPYEDKEALLDFLNNVNHSRYLNWDERTSACSSWTGVTCNHEKSRIIAIRLPGVGFRGSIPGNTLSRLSALQILSLRSNSFSGSLPTDFAKLGNLTSIYLQSNNFQGPLPTDFSAWKSLSVLNLSNNDFSGSIPSSISNLTHLTALVLANNSLSGSIPDLNLPTLQILDLSNNNFTGSIPNSLQRFPGSAFAGNPLSPANFSPSFPPVPPPSVPPKKKSFKLREPAILGIVMGGCVLGFLVVAAVLIMCFSKKDGNSGATEKSIKKEDVVRKGVSSSQHGVGNLAFFEGCNLAFDLEDLLRASAEVLGKGTFGTTYKAALEDSTTVVVKRLKESVGRKDFEQQMEVVGNIRHENVVPLRAYYYSKDEKLMVYDFYSQGSAALLLHAKRSADRIPLDWETRLRIAIGAARGIAQIHGQSGGRLVHGNIKSSNIFLNSQGFGCISDLGLATIMGPIAIPIVRAAGYQPPEVTDSRKVSQATDVYSFGVLILELLTGKSPTHATGTSDIVHLVRWVHSVVREEWTAEVFDVELLRYPNIEEEMVEMLQIGLTCVSRMPEQRPKMTEVVKMVEGVRRVNTGTRPSTEASTPNLTPPMTEIGSSSVTH from the exons ATGGTTACAAAGTTCCTGTTTGTTTCAGTTTTATTCGGCACAGCTCTGTTCTGGCTAGCAAGTAGTGAACCATATGAAGACAAAGAAGCGCTTCTTGATTTCCTTAATAATGTGAATCATTCGCGGTACCTGAATTGGGATGAGAGAACTTCTGCTTGTAGTTCTTGGACTGGAGTCACTTGTAATCATGAGAAATCAAGAATTATAGCAATCAGGTTGCCTGGAGTTGGATTCCGTGGTTCGATTCCTGGAAACACTCTTAGCCGCTTGTCTGCTCTTCAGATCTTGAGTTTAAGGTCTAATAGTTTTAGTGGCAGTTTACCTACTGATTTTGCAAAACTTGGAAATCTTACTTCTATATATCTTCAATCCAATAACTTTCAAGGTCCATTGCCTACTGATTTTTCTGCTTGGAAAAGCCTTTCGGTTTTGAATTTGTCAAATAATGATTTTAGTGGGAGTATACCTTCTTCAATATCGAACTTGACTCATTTGACTGCTCTAGTTCTTGCTAATAACTCGCTTTCTGGCAGTATTCCTGATCTCAATCTCCCTACTTTGCAAATATTAGATCTGTCCAACAATAACTTCACTGGAAGTATCCCCAATTCTCTTCAAAGATTTCCTGGTTCAGCTTTTGCTGGTAACCCGCTTTCTCCTGCAAATTTTTCACCTTCATTTCCTCCAGTTCCTCCTCCAAGTGTCCCACCAAAAAAGAAATCGTTTAAACTCCGTGAACCTGCAATACTTGGGATTGTAATGGGAGGATGTGTTTTAGGTTTCTTAGTGGTAGCTGCAGTGCTAATTATGTGCTTTTCAAAGAAAGATGGTAACAGTGGGGCCACAGAGAAATCAATCAAGAAAGAAGATGTAGTCAGGAAGGGAGTTTCCAGCAGTCAGCATGGAGTAGGGAATCTCGCATTCTTCGAGGGTTGTAATCTTGCATTTGACCTTGAAGATCTGTTGAGAGCTTCAGCAGAAGTGCTTGGAAAGGGAACATTTGGCACTACATATAAGGCAGCTTTGGAGGATTCTACCACAGTTGTGGTGAAGAGATTGAAGGAGAGCGTGGGAAGAAAAgattttgagcaacagatggAGGTTGTCGGCAATATCAGGCATGAGAATGTGGTCCCGCTGAGGGCATACTACTATTCCAAGGATGAGAAACTCATGGTATATGATTTCTACAGCCAAGGGAGTGCAGCTTTGTTGCTGCATG CAAAGAGGTCTGCTGATCGAATTCCTCTTGACTGGGAAACCCGACTACGAATTGCCATTGGTGCAGCTAGAGGCATTGCTCAAATACATGGACAGTCTGGGGGAAGGCTTGTCCACGGGAACATAAAATCCTCAAACATATTCCTCAACTCCCAAGGTTTCGGTTGTATTTCTGATCTTGGCTTGGCAACTATAATGGGTCCAATTGCTATACCAATCGTGCGAGCTGCTGGTTATCAACCTCCAGAAGTTACAGATTCAAGAAAAGTATCTCAAGCCACTGATGTCTACAGCTTTGGCGTCCTAATACTTGAACTTCTCACTGGAAAGTCCCCTACACATGCCACAGGTACTAGCGACATTGTCCACTTAGTCAGGTGGGTACATTCTGTCGTTCGTGAGGAGTGGACTGCTGAAGTATTCGACGTGGAGCTTTTGAGGTATCCAAATATAGAAGAAGAAATGGTGGAGATGTTACAAATAGGTTTGACTTGTGTATCCAGAATGCCAGAGCAGAGACCAAAAATGACGGAAGTAGTAAAGATGGTAGAGGGTGTTAGGAGAGTGAATACGGGGACTCGACCATCCACGGAAGCTTCTACACCAAACCTCACACCACCAATGACTGAAATAGGGTCTTCTTCTGTTACACATTGA